DNA sequence from the Aureibacillus halotolerans genome:
ATTGACTGGGAGAATTGCAATTTGACCTTTTTGATGGAAACGAAAAAACTTGGCGATCTAGGCATCCATCTAATTGCAAAAAACCGTCAGCTCACTGTCGCCATTCATAATGATACAAAAGGTCTTGAAGAAACGCTGCGTCCATTTGTGGAAACGACCTCAACACGTTTAGCAGATATCGGATACAACGTGCAGTCCATTCGGTTTGAAAAGATGTTCTCAACTACGACGACCGAACAACAGCAGTCTGAGTCAAGCGTAGACCAACCAGAAAAAGAGACGACTTCGTCAAAAGGATTTGATTTTTCCGTATGACCTATTCTTATACTGACCTGAAAAAACGCGGCCCATCTGCAGCAGTATTAAAGTACGATGCACAATCAACGATGGGGCCTGAGGTTGTTGCCCAAGGGCACGGCCGAGTGGCAAAAGAACTTATTCGTCTGGCCAAAGACAATAATGTGCATATGGAAGAGAATGCGGGCTTGTTAGCAGAACTTCTTTCCATTGATTTGGGAGAACAAGTACCACCACAGCTTTATCAAGTCATTGCAGAGGTATTGCTTCTCATTGAAGAAATGGAAAAAAATCATTCATAGTCTGCTAGAAGAAGCCGATATACACCATAAGGAGAGATTCGGTTATGCTGAACGAGGATGTCATATACAAAAAAACACCTCAACAACTTACCGCATTGCTTTATGAAGCTGCTTCAGATCATTTAGCAACGGCAAAGGCAGCGATAGAGAATAAGGAATTTGCTTCCGCAAATCGTTCGTTGTCGACATGCACCGCTATATTTCGAAAGCTCTCCACAGGCATTGATTATCAAGGTGGCGTTATCGCCGAGCAGTTGGCTGCATTGTACAGTTATTTAATCGATTGCTCTGTCGAAGCGAACCTTTACAAAAATAGAGAACAGGTAGTTCTTATGATCTCCATAGTCAACGATATTCGTGAGGCGTGGCAGGAAGCAATCCTGAAAACGCCCGTTCCAGCTGAACCGTTAGGTCGGCAACGCCAGCAGTCTTATGAAGCACACGTCCGAACAGAGCCATACAAATAGGAGGCGCAAAAATGAGAATAAATCACAATATCCAAGCGTTGAATGCGTATCGTAATCTTGCTCACAATCAAAACCTGACGAGCCAAAGTCTTGAAAAATTGTCTTCTGGGCTGCGAATCAATAAGGCGGCGGACGATGCTGCGGGTTTAGCAATCTCGGAAAAAATGAGAAGTCAGATTCGAGGCCTTGAAGTAGCTGAACGCAATGCACTTGACGGGGTGTCGCTTATTCAAACGGCGGAAGGTGCAATGGCTGAAATGCATGCCATGGTGCAACGAATGAGAGAGCTGGCTGTTCAAGCGGCCAACGGCTCGAACACGAAGGCAGACCGAGAAGAGCTACAAAAGGAAATCAATCAACTCACCTCAGAGGTCAATAAAATTTCAGAGTACACCGAGTTTAACGGCATGAAGTTGTTGGACGGTTCGTTTTCTGGTGATGAGATAACTGATGGAGATGAAGATACCCCACCAACGTATAAAGATGTTCTCGTCTTTCAAGTCGGCGCCAATGAAGGGCAAACAGCTGAAGTCGCTTTGGCTGGCATGTCAGCCTTTGACCTTGGTTTGACAGCAAAAGCAGACGGCGAGACAAGAACATTGACCTTTGGGGACAAAACGGTCACCGTGACGTACGCATCATCAAGCGACATTGAGCCTGCCAAAGGAACGGACATGGAGTTTGGCTTGGACGTCTCGACGGTTGAAGGGGCATCAGTCGCCATCGAAGTGTTTGATTATGCAATTGCGGAAATATCGACACAGCGTGCTTCACTTGGAGCTGTGCAAAATCGGTTAGAGCATACGATTAACAATGTGAAAATTACGCGTGAAAACTTGACCGCGTCAGAGTCAAGAATTCGTGATGTTGATATGGCTTTGGAAATGACACAATTCACAAAGTCGAATATTTTAAATCAGTCTGCACAGGCCATGTTGGCACAGGCGAACCAGTTGCCGCAAGGTGTGCTTCAGTTGTTGCAATAACTACTAAGGCTAAGAGAACGATAGGAGGGTATCAATGGTAGATGTCCGTCGGATTCAAAGCACTGAGCTCCATCCTACGAAGGCAAAGCCCGCTTCTCCACAAGCCTCTGTTTCTTTTCAAGAGATTATGGCGAAGGGCAGAGTTGAAAAAACGCATGAGAAGCTTACGGGATTGATGAAGGATATTGAAGCTCAAGGCAAGGCATTAGCTGATACAAGAAGCGTTGAAGAGCTAAGAAAATACAAAGCACTCATTAAAGATTTTATGCGTGATGCCGTTGATGTTGGACTTCAGCTCCAAGAACATAGAGGGTTTACACGACAGGGTCGCACAAAGGTTTTTAAGATCGTTGAAACGGTAGATGCGAAGCTGGCCGAGCTGACAGCATCCGTTTTGGAAAAGGAAGCGTCCGGTCTAAAGATTTTAGAGCAGGTTGGCGAAATTAAAGGCATGTTGATGAATTTGTATACGTAATGCATTGAATATAGTGGGCAATCAGCGCATTGCTGGACAGCGCTCCTTTCCCCATTTCACGTGAGGGTAGGTTTTTATGTATGGATATCCATTCAATTCCACCAGTGTCAGTGCGCGGGAATGACTTCTCGCTTCAACAGCAATTTTCCGATGCCACAACGACGATGCAAGGCCAACGAGACATACTCCCATCTACAGAACAAGCAAAAGCCGTTGTGGACAGTTTAAATGAATTAATGAAACCGTTGCACACCCATGTTCAATTTAAAATGCATGACAAACTAAATGAATATTATATTACGCTGATTGATACTGCCACTGAAGAAGTGGTGAAGGAAATTCCGCCTAAAAAATTGCTTGATGCTTATTATGCAATGCTCGTTAGGTTTGGTGTGTTAGTCGATGAAAAAGTCTAGAAGGGACTGAATGAGATGACGTCAATGAACACCTCACGAATTAGTGGGTTGGCAAGTGGGATAGATACGGAGCAAATTATTCGTGATCTAATGAAAGCAGAACGTATTCCAATGGACAAGCTATTTCAGAAAAAAACCGTTCTGGAGTGGCAACGAGACCAATACCGTGAAATGAATACGAAGCTGCTTGCGCTAAGAGACGCGACTTTTGACATGAAGCTTTCGAGCACATTCAGTTCACGTAACGTGTCGTCTTCCAACTCAGAGTTCGTTAGTGCGACTGCAAATTCTACGGCATCCCTCTCTTCTTTTACAATTTCGTCTATTGAACAGCTTGCCACTGCTGCACAACGATTGAGTACAACATCGATTGAAAAGGATGGTACGACACTAGAATTAGATCAATCCCTTTGGTCACAAAGAAATTCCCTTGATGGGATGACATCTGGCCATTGGAAAGCAGGAAGTGTCGAGTTTGCCTCGCAAGTTACAGACGAAGCTGGCAAGACCTTTTCATTTCTAAAAGGGGACATCAAGGTCGTCGATGGGGTGGCAGAAGCGACAGTTGAAGCGAACGGGAAATCGTATACCGTCGTGACGGATAAGGCTGCGGAGGATTTAACAACTAACGAGGTTTTGCTTGATGCAGAAACAGGCGAGCTGACCTTTGGAGAGACGATTGAAGCGAGCTCGCAAATCTCTGTTAATTACGTTGTAAATGAACGTACTGACAGTTTTACCGCTGCAGAAGGTTCATATGAATTTCAATTGACGAAAAAGTCAATTGCCGGCGAAGCTGATGCCAATGGCGTGCTTTCATCTGTCACAGTGACGGTTGATGGGCAAGAGTACACGGTGTATACCGACCCAGCAGACCTAACGAATAGTGGGAACGAGGTCGTTTTAAATCAAGCGACAGGTGAGCTGACATTCTTGGACTCCGATGAAAACGTGAAGAAAGACGCGAAAATTGAAGTCACCTATCAACAAAACTATACTTCCGTTGGATTCGGTGTGCACGATGAAAAAGGCAATGAGCAGAAAACGACATTGTTCATACAAGGCAGCGACAGCTTTACTACTATGATGAATCAAATGAATCGTTCAGATACTGGTGTTCAAGCGTTTTATGATGAATTCACAGGACGTTTTTCTCTGAGCCGTTCCGTTGCAGGCGATTACAACAAAACCGGTGATGAGCTAAGCTTGTATGGTGGTTTTCTCACAGATGTGTTAAAGCTTGGTGTTGAAACGGGTGGCGTCAATGCGAAATTCACCATCAATGGAATTGAAACCGAGCGGACAAGCAATCAGTTTCTAATGAATGGCGTTGAATTTCAATTAAAAGGGACCTTTACGGAGACGGATCCAGCTGTTCGATTAACCGTTTCAAACAATACAGAAGATGTATTTACACGCATTAAAGAATATGTCGAAAAGTATAACGAAGTGGTCGACGCTTTAAATGGAAAATTGACCGAAAAACGCCATCGTGATTTCCAACCGCTCACTGACGAGCAGAAGGAAGGAATGTCGGAAAGACAGATTGAGCTTTGGGAGGAAAAGTCTCAGAGTGGTCTTCTCAGAAGTGATCCAATTTTTAGTGGAGCTTTGTCCGCGATGCGTATGGATTTGTATGGCAAAGTGTCTTCCATGAACATTGATTCGGCGTATGATCATTTATCTGAAATAGGCATTACGACGTCGGCCGATTACTTGTCAGGTGGGAAGCTTATCATTAATGAAGCTGAGTTAAAGGAAGCGTTGCAAACAGATCCTGAATCAGTCAAAGAGTTGTTTCTTGCGGACGGTGAAACCGATAGCCAACGCGGCATTGCACAACGTCTATATGACACATTAGACGGTTACATGAGCCGTATCACTGAAAAAGCAGGGAAATCGACGCAAACGAATGACCAATTTAGCTTAGGAAAACAGCTGGATGATATGGAAGATCGTATGATTCGTTTCGAAGATCGGTTGCAAATGGTCGAGAACCGATATTATCGACAATTCACGGCAATGGAGATGGCGATTCAGCGTGCGAATCAGCAATCGGCATACTTGATGAGTCAATTTAGTGGGGCGTAAAACAAACGTCCTAAAATAGAAAGGTGGTGGATCTGTTATCGACCTAATGTTTAGCACGTCGTTAAACATTGAGTCGACAGCAGAAGCAACGATGTCGATACAGAACCCATACCAAGCATATCAGCAAAATAGTGTAACAACGGCGTCTCCTGGTGAGCTGACACTAATGCTGTACAACGGATGTTTAAAATTTATTGGTCAAGCAAGAAACGCTATAAAAAATGGGGAGCAGGCTCGGAAAAATGAAGCGCTGCTGAAAGCACAGAAAATTATTTCAGAGCTAAGTGTAACGCTTCGTGGAAACGATGATTTGGCAGGTCAAATGCAGTCGATGTATGAGTACATCAATCATCAGCTCGTGCAGGCAAATACAAACAACAGCGAGGCTGCCTTAAATGAAGCAGAACAATATGTCACCGAATTTCGTGACACATGGAAAGAAGTATTGAAAAGCGTCCGCAAACAGCAATTTCAAAAAGGTGGTCAAGCCTAATGGAGGCCGTCATGACCGTTTACAATCTGACACAGGATCTACTTCGCGTCGTAGAACGAACTGTTAAAGAGGACCGGCGAGAAGTCATGATGGAGCATGTCGTACGTTTAATGGACGAAAGAGAGAGTGCCATGATGGAGCTATCTCCGCCGTTTACCAAAAAGGAACAAGAGCTAGGTCAAAAGATCCAGCAAATGAATACAGTCATTCAAGAGCAGCTGCAGAGTCACTTAACAAATGTTCAGCATGATTTACGCAAGGTGAAGCGTCAGCGAACAAACGAAAAGACATACGCATCCCCTTATGAAACGGCGGTTGACGGAGCATTTTTTGACCACCGGAAATGAGATAGACCTAGTCGAAAAAAATTTCTTCAGCGGCGTGATTTTGTAGATTATACCCACTTCAGCACTTTTATCGTTGAAGATGGTTTTTGCACAGTGAAAGTTGACTTTGTAAAGAAGAAAGCAGTTTATCCTCATTCGAGAGGGGACTGCTTTTTCTCTTTAAGCTTTATCATGAGTTAGTCTCATCCGACAGATCGATTAGAATTTGCAAGAACAGGACAATCTACCTCTGCATTTATCCTACGAAGCAGATGATCTCCGGGCACCAGGTAATATGGTCCTGCATGAAACGATGCACTAACTTGCCTTGAATAAAAACAATCTACGCAGAAACATACTTTAACATAGTCAAAATACGCAATCTCCTGCGGGAACAGCGCGAGCTGAAGATCCCGGAGGAAAGCAAGATTCCGAGGAAGCTGAAGCCGTGCCCGTGGAAAGCGAAGTATTTTGACGAAGTGGTCGTGTTTTCTTTTCACCTTGAAGGGCACAAGTACAACAGCGACTCAGAAGTGCCTCTCGTCGTGATTTCTACGCCATGTTTACGTGTTCTCGATGGTAAGAGGAGCCGTCTCTTTGATCAATGAGGATGAATAAATTCAACAGATTTTATTTTTTGAATAAATCCTATTTGACATTTTTTTTAGACTTCTGTTATAGTTGCTTTAGGATTTAACGATTCGTAAGTTGAAGGGAATGGGATAAATGGAAGGTAGAGTAAAATGGTTTAACGCAGAAAAGGGATTTGGCTTTATTGAAAGAGAAGGTGGAGACGACGTTTTTGTACATTTCTCCGCAATTCAAGAAGAAGGCTTCAAAAGCATTGACGAAGGACAAGAAGTTGAATTTGACATTGTCGAAGGTAGCAGAGGTCCTCAAGCTGAAAATGTTGTAAAAAGATAATAACGTACGATGAGGTTTTTAAAACCTTTAAGAAACGTGCCAGTCGATGAACTATCGACTTGGTGCGTTTTTTTTATTCATTTTTTCATCCTTGTAATGGCAATTTTAAGCGTACTTACATCTTAAGAGCACAAGCTAATCAAACCACAGTCCGGGCATGAGACAATGTAAGATTGTTATAGTCCACTATTTGCCATGTGTGAATTCATTATGGAATCGTCCTTTTTTAGTTTGATGAAGGGTTTTTTGTGGTATTAAAGAAATAGTAAGGTAAAGCATTAGAAGCAATAGATATCTAAGGAGGGGTTTATTCATGCAATATAATATTCGTGGAGAAAACATAGAAGTGACAGACGCACTTAAAACCTATGTAGAAAAGAAAGTGAGCAAACTCCAAAGATATTTTGAACAGCCAATCTCTGAAGTTCATGTGAAACTAAAGGTGTACAATGATGAACAGCATGTTGAAGTGACGATTCCAATGTCTCGCCTGCTTTTACGTGCAGAGGAAATCAATACTGACATGTATGCTTCGGTGGATCTCGTTGTTGATAAGCTTGAGAGACAAATCCGTAAGCATAAAACGAGAGTTAACAGGAAGTATCGGCAGGAAGGCTCTCCTAAGCATCTGTTTGCGGATAGTGAAGCCGCTTCCGACACCGCTTTAAAGGCGACTACAGAAGAAGAGCTGGATGATGATTTGTTTGAAGTTGTACGGACAAAGCGTTTTAATCTAAAGCCGATGGATTCAGAAGAAGCCATCCTGCAAATGAATATGCTAGGTCATACATTCTTTGTTTTTACGAATGCCATCACAAACGTGACCAATGTAGTGTACAAACGTAAAGATGGTCGATATGGCTTAATTGAACCGAATTAAAATAATACCTATTATAAAGCCCGCATTTTCTTCTTTAGGGGAGAAAATGCAGGCTTTTTTATCGCCTATTTTTATTGTGTCACTCATTCGTGCTAGCGAATGTTGCCTTGTTGGCACACAACGACAGAAAGTGGTAAGATAATGTGTATATGTGATGAACAGAGGAGCGTATGAACATGATAGGCATACTCAAAAAAGTATTCGGTGATGGAAACCAACGAATGATTAATAAACATCAGAAAGAAGTTGAACAAATCGAAGCTTTGGCTGACGACTTTAAACAACTTACTGACGAACAGCTGCGTGGAAAGACGACAGAGTTAAAGGCACGGCTTGAAAAAGGCGATTCACTTAGGTCGGTTTTACCTGAAGCGTTTGCGACCGTTCGCGAAGCAGCAACACGTGTGCTTGGTTTAACACCGTACCCTGTCCAAATCCTTGGTGCAATTGCCCTTCATGAAGGCAATATCGCTGAGATGAAAACCGGGGAAGGAAAAACGCTTGCGGCGACTATGCCAGCTTATTTAAATGCCCTTAGCGGTGAAGGTGTTCATATTGTGACAGTCAACGACTATTTGGCAAGTCGTGATGCGGAAGAAATGGGCAAGCTATTTG
Encoded proteins:
- a CDS encoding cold shock domain-containing protein, encoding MEGRVKWFNAEKGFGFIEREGGDDVFVHFSAIQEEGFKSIDEGQEVEFDIVEGSRGPQAENVVKR
- the fliD gene encoding flagellar filament capping protein FliD — its product is MNTSRISGLASGIDTEQIIRDLMKAERIPMDKLFQKKTVLEWQRDQYREMNTKLLALRDATFDMKLSSTFSSRNVSSSNSEFVSATANSTASLSSFTISSIEQLATAAQRLSTTSIEKDGTTLELDQSLWSQRNSLDGMTSGHWKAGSVEFASQVTDEAGKTFSFLKGDIKVVDGVAEATVEANGKSYTVVTDKAAEDLTTNEVLLDAETGELTFGETIEASSQISVNYVVNERTDSFTAAEGSYEFQLTKKSIAGEADANGVLSSVTVTVDGQEYTVYTDPADLTNSGNEVVLNQATGELTFLDSDENVKKDAKIEVTYQQNYTSVGFGVHDEKGNEQKTTLFIQGSDSFTTMMNQMNRSDTGVQAFYDEFTGRFSLSRSVAGDYNKTGDELSLYGGFLTDVLKLGVETGGVNAKFTINGIETERTSNQFLMNGVEFQLKGTFTETDPAVRLTVSNNTEDVFTRIKEYVEKYNEVVDALNGKLTEKRHRDFQPLTDEQKEGMSERQIELWEEKSQSGLLRSDPIFSGALSAMRMDLYGKVSSMNIDSAYDHLSEIGITTSADYLSGGKLIINEAELKEALQTDPESVKELFLADGETDSQRGIAQRLYDTLDGYMSRITEKAGKSTQTNDQFSLGKQLDDMEDRMIRFEDRLQMVENRYYRQFTAMEMAIQRANQQSAYLMSQFSGA
- the flaG gene encoding flagellar protein FlaG, whose amino-acid sequence is MDIHSIPPVSVRGNDFSLQQQFSDATTTMQGQRDILPSTEQAKAVVDSLNELMKPLHTHVQFKMHDKLNEYYITLIDTATEEVVKEIPPKKLLDAYYAMLVRFGVLVDEKV
- the fliS gene encoding flagellar export chaperone FliS; amino-acid sequence: MSIQNPYQAYQQNSVTTASPGELTLMLYNGCLKFIGQARNAIKNGEQARKNEALLKAQKIISELSVTLRGNDDLAGQMQSMYEYINHQLVQANTNNSEAALNEAEQYVTEFRDTWKEVLKSVRKQQFQKGGQA
- the fliS gene encoding flagellar export chaperone FliS, with the protein product MLNEDVIYKKTPQQLTALLYEAASDHLATAKAAIENKEFASANRSLSTCTAIFRKLSTGIDYQGGVIAEQLAALYSYLIDCSVEANLYKNREQVVLMISIVNDIREAWQEAILKTPVPAEPLGRQRQQSYEAHVRTEPYK
- the hpf gene encoding ribosome hibernation-promoting factor, HPF/YfiA family, which produces MQYNIRGENIEVTDALKTYVEKKVSKLQRYFEQPISEVHVKLKVYNDEQHVEVTIPMSRLLLRAEEINTDMYASVDLVVDKLERQIRKHKTRVNRKYRQEGSPKHLFADSEAASDTALKATTEEELDDDLFEVVRTKRFNLKPMDSEEAILQMNMLGHTFFVFTNAITNVTNVVYKRKDGRYGLIEPN
- the hag gene encoding flagellin Hag, with the protein product MRINHNIQALNAYRNLAHNQNLTSQSLEKLSSGLRINKAADDAAGLAISEKMRSQIRGLEVAERNALDGVSLIQTAEGAMAEMHAMVQRMRELAVQAANGSNTKADREELQKEINQLTSEVNKISEYTEFNGMKLLDGSFSGDEITDGDEDTPPTYKDVLVFQVGANEGQTAEVALAGMSAFDLGLTAKADGETRTLTFGDKTVTVTYASSSDIEPAKGTDMEFGLDVSTVEGASVAIEVFDYAIAEISTQRASLGAVQNRLEHTINNVKITRENLTASESRIRDVDMALEMTQFTKSNILNQSAQAMLAQANQLPQGVLQLLQ
- a CDS encoding EscU/YscU/HrcU family type III secretion system export apparatus switch protein codes for the protein MTYSYTDLKKRGPSAAVLKYDAQSTMGPEVVAQGHGRVAKELIRLAKDNNVHMEENAGLLAELLSIDLGEQVPPQLYQVIAEVLLLIEEMEKNHS
- a CDS encoding YaaR family protein yields the protein MVDVRRIQSTELHPTKAKPASPQASVSFQEIMAKGRVEKTHEKLTGLMKDIEAQGKALADTRSVEELRKYKALIKDFMRDAVDVGLQLQEHRGFTRQGRTKVFKIVETVDAKLAELTASVLEKEASGLKILEQVGEIKGMLMNLYT